From the Eremothecium cymbalariae DBVPG#7215 chromosome 6, complete sequence genome, one window contains:
- the RRI1 gene encoding COP9 signalosome catalytic subunit RRI1 (similar to Ashbya gossypii ABL146C) — translation MGTNTRLSMSPRSQTVGQLGQWIQDNNNSPSRQFPGKSTTGVSKSLESPMSTVPSSRSLNKQQQDFWKQNPLYFQKLAVSNLACMKMLRHSIEGGDIEVLGMLLGHMQGETIVVVDSYGLPVEGTETRVNAQMESYEYIVQYLDSMVTDRMAIVGWYHSHPGYGCWLSGIDAETQALNQNFQDPYLAVVIDPKKSQENGVLEIGAFRTLPDCDNNAKSASSSTNDMKYGRHSSKYYELQVTYFEGKYDSSLYQSQLIVPVPKLLDADEEVLIRQMLGFARACRNIKKLQVTNRTFLPKNISSYNLDVSEQDISMEKYNGSDSVVDINPEDKHIPQSVIEDDYNDGGAINMGEHNVNMNNDSNSADIVMDTASVSSNDEQPQVAFQEASDSQMGVVENEYLRIKRELLLFKMQDYQKLRFYRDAFTL, via the coding sequence GACTGTGGGCCAACTTGGGCAATGGATACAGGATAACAATAATTCACCCAGCAGGCAGTTTCCTGGGAAATCGACCACGGGCGTTTCCAAATCTTTGGAGTCTCCAATGAGCACCGTCCCATCATCTAGGAGTTTGAataaacaacaacaagatTTTTGGAAGCAGAACCCGTTATATTTCCAGAAGCTTGCCGTATCTAATTTAGCATGTATGAAGATGTTGCGACATTCTATTGAGGGCGGTGATATTGAGGTTTTGGGTATGTTGTTGGGCCATATGCAAGGGGAGACTATTGTCGTCGTGGACTCGTATGGCTTACCTGTAGAAGGAACAGAGACTAGGGTAAATGCACAAATGGAATCCTACGAATATATTGTACAGTACTTGGATAGCATGGTAACCGACAGAATGGCAATTGTTGGTTGGTACCATTCACATCCTGGATACGGTTGCTGGTTAAGCGGTATAGATGCCGAAACTCAAGCATTGAATCAGAATTTTCAAGATCCTTATTTAGCTGTGGTTATTGATCCTAAGAAATCGCAGGAGAACGGGGTTTTAGAAATTGGGGCATTCAGGACCCTTCCAGATTGCGACAACAATGCCAAGTCTGCGTCTTCATCGACCAACGATATGAAATATGGGCGCCactcttcaaaatattatgaatTGCAGGTCACGTACTTTGAAGGGAAGTATGATAGTAGCTTGTACCAATCACAGTTAATAGTCCCTGTGCCAAAGCTTTTAGATGCGGATGAAGAGGTCTTAATTCGCCAAATGTTAGGATTTGCTAGAGCATGTAGGAATATCAAGAAATTACAGGTGACAAATAGGACCTTTTTGCCCAAAAATATTAGCTCTTACAATTTAGATGTTTCAGAGCAAGATATATCAATGGAGAAATACAATGGATCAGACTCTGTTGTGGACATTAACCCGGAGGATAAACATATTCCGCAATCTGTTATTGAAGACGATTATAATGACGGCGGAGCTATAAATATGGGTGAACATAATGTTAATATGAATAATGACAGTAATTCTGCAGACATCGTAATGGATACTGCAAGTGTTTCGAGCAACGATGAACAGCCACAAGTGGCCTTTCAAGAAGCATCAGATTCACAGATGGGCGTGGTTGAAAATGAATACCTAAGGATAAAACGAGAACTTCT